TGAGGAAGCGTGCCGGGATGATACGGTCAGTGTCGATGTCGTTGCCGCGTACAGGAACGCCGGAACCTTTAACAATGTCGATAGAATTCATTTTTTAAATCTCCTTAGCGTTACTTGATGTACTTGCGGACGTCGGTGACACAGCCTTCGATGGCGGCGGCGGCCACCATGGCGGGGCTCATGAGGATGGTGCGGCCCGTGGGGCTGCCCTGACGGCCCTTGAAGTTACGGTTACTGGAGGAGGCACTCACCTGGCGGCCCTTGAGCTTGTCTGGGTTCATGGCGAGGCAGAGCGAGCAGCCCGCTTCGCGCCATTCGGCACCGGCTTCCTTGAAAATCTTGTCGAGACCGAGAGCTTCGGCTTCCACCTTGATCTTCATGGAGCCCGGAACGACCCACATCTTCACGGTCGGGGCGACCTTGTGGCCCTTGATGATTTCGGCGGCGGCCTGCAAGTCGCTGAGGCGGCCGTTGGTGCAGCTACCCACGAAGGCGATGTCGATGGGGCGGCCAATCATCTTGGAACCTTCTTCCCAGCCCATGTATTCGTAGGCTTCGGAGATGACCTTCTTTTCGCTGCCGGTAAATTCATCAATCTTCGGCATGTTGCCGTTCAGCGGGATGGCCTGGGCCGGAGTGATACCCCAGGTGACCATCGGTTCGAGGTTGTCGCAGTTGATTTCGACTTCGTCGTCAAACTGGGCGTCGGCGTCGGTAGCCACGGACTTCCAGTATGCGACTGCTTCGTCCCACTTGTCGGCCTTCGGGGCGTACGGACGGCCCTTGAGGTATTCGAAAGTCTTTTCGTCGGGGTTGCAGTAACCGACGCGGGCGCCGCCTTCGATAGCCATGTTGCAGACCGTCATACGGCCTTCCATGCCCATTTCTTCGATGACCGGACCGGCAAATTCGTAAGCGTAGCCAACGCCACCGTTCACGCCGAGCTTAGCGATGTAGGCAAGAGCCACGTCCTTGGCGGTTACACCCGGCTTGAGCTTGCCGGTGAACTTGATGCGGCGAGTCTTCAAGGGGCTCATGGCGAGGGTCTGGGTGGCGAGAACGTCTGCCACCTGGCTTGTGCCGATACCGAATGCGATAGCGCCGAATGCACCGTGGGTTGCCGTGTGGGAGTCACCGCAGGCAACGGTCATGCCCGGCTGGGTCACGCCTTCTTCGGGGCCCACGATGTGGATTACGCCCTGTTCGGCGGTGGCGGGGCCAAAGAACTTGATGCCGTTGTTCTTGGTGTTGTTTTCGATATGGGAGAACATCTCTTCGGAAATGCCGTCCTTGAGCGGGCGGTTACGTTCCGGGAAGGTAGTCGGAATGATGTGGTCCACCGTGGCGAACGTGCGTTCCGGGAACAGAACCTTCTGGCCTTCTTCGCGGAGCTGCGCAAAAGCCTGCGGGCTCGTGACTTCGTGGCAGAGGTGGAGCCCGATAAAGAGCTGGCACTGGCCGCTCGGGAGCTTAGCTACCGTGTGGCTTTCAAAAATCTTCTGATAGAGTGATTTTCCCATAGTTTTGTCTCTTTTTGTTCCCGCTGAATTCTTTGGTCCCTATCGCTTCGCTCCAGGGTGACAGAAAAGAGTGTCATTCCTCTTCGAGGCTTGACTGCTGCGGTTATCCAATGCGAGTGCAAGCACCCGCGCTGTCTAACCTTGCATGTCATTCTGGAGGGCCGAAGGCCCGATAGAATCCATCAGGATTGTTTTTACTATTTGTAATGCGGCACAAATATAGAAAAAGAGCCCGCAGCTTTTCAACTGCGGGCGTCTCTCTCTCGTAAAATTGGTTGATTCTTAGTACTGTTCGAGCTGAGTGTCGAAATGGTACTTTTCGTGGTAGTAGCTGAGCATTTCGCTTGTGCTGGTGAAGGCGCCCGCACGGATAGCGTTGCGGACTTCGGGGTCGTTGCGGGACATTTCGATAATTTTTGCATCTATGTCCTTGAACAGCAACTTGTTAGATGCCATAGCCACGTGGTTCTGGTTGTAGTCCAGGTGGTAGCTGCGTTCCAGCATCTGGAAAAGCTCCGCCTGGCATGCGTTTTCGGGAGGGTTCTTCTTGACGATAGGCATATAGCACTTGTTGATGTAATCCTGCTTGTACGAAATAATCATCTCGTCGATGGCAGGAATGTTGTGGTCCGAATCGTGGCTAGCGAGTTCTGCTTTGGGAGTGACAACACCGGAACATCCGGTAAGAAGGGCGGCGGTTATGGTTGCAAGAGCCAAAACTCTAAACTTCATTTTATTTATCCTTTTTCTTTGTTGAAGCCAATTCCCTAATTC
The Fibrobacter sp. UWH4 DNA segment above includes these coding regions:
- the leuC gene encoding 3-isopropylmalate dehydratase large subunit, giving the protein MGKSLYQKIFESHTVAKLPSGQCQLFIGLHLCHEVTSPQAFAQLREEGQKVLFPERTFATVDHIIPTTFPERNRPLKDGISEEMFSHIENNTKNNGIKFFGPATAEQGVIHIVGPEEGVTQPGMTVACGDSHTATHGAFGAIAFGIGTSQVADVLATQTLAMSPLKTRRIKFTGKLKPGVTAKDVALAYIAKLGVNGGVGYAYEFAGPVIEEMGMEGRMTVCNMAIEGGARVGYCNPDEKTFEYLKGRPYAPKADKWDEAVAYWKSVATDADAQFDDEVEINCDNLEPMVTWGITPAQAIPLNGNMPKIDEFTGSEKKVISEAYEYMGWEEGSKMIGRPIDIAFVGSCTNGRLSDLQAAAEIIKGHKVAPTVKMWVVPGSMKIKVEAEALGLDKIFKEAGAEWREAGCSLCLAMNPDKLKGRQVSASSSNRNFKGRQGSPTGRTILMSPAMVAAAAIEGCVTDVRKYIK